GCCGGTTATACTCAGACTTAATGGATTTAAATTTTTTTTTTACTCAAATGAGGGGAACCCTCGTGAGCCAGCCCATATTCATGTCCGCAATGCCGAAGGTGAAGCAAAGTTCTGGACAGACGATGGGGTTAAACTGAGCAGAAATGATGGCTTCAATGCCAGCACGCTCAGGGAGTTAACAAAAATGGTTGAACAGAACCAAACGCTCTTTGTGGAGGCCTGGAATGACTATTTCAGTTAA
The sequence above is drawn from the Serratia symbiotica genome and encodes:
- a CDS encoding DUF4160 domain-containing protein, with amino-acid sequence MPVILRLNGFKFFFYSNEGNPREPAHIHVRNAEGEAKFWTDDGVKLSRNDGFNASTLRELTKMVEQNQTLFVEAWNDYFS